Within Pseudomonas tructae, the genomic segment CTTGAGCTCGCTGAGTTTGTTGAAAGCGCGATCAACCCCCTCGGGTGTGGCCAGGACCTTGTACACGTCCTCGACCTTGACCCCGTCGGCCATCAGCGCGAACTCCAGGTTGTACACCGCCCGCTTGCGCAGGCCGCGCTTGCCGGGGATTTTCTTCACGTCCCAGAAGTCCGCCCACGAGGTCGGCGCCTGGGCCAGCTTGTTGCGGTCGTAGGCGATCGCCACGCTCCACACCAGCACTGCCGATCCGCACGCCTGGGCAGCATCGGGGATCAACTGCTCGGCACGCCCGAGCTGGGCCCAGTCGAGGCGTTCGTACATGCCCTCGTCGCAGCCGCGCATCAGGTCCGGGCCCTCGATCTGCACCAGGTCCCAGTCGACGTTGCCGGTATCGACCATGACCTTGATCCGGGCCATTTCGCCGTTGTACTCGCTCTGGATCATCTTGCTGCCGTCCTGGGCACTGAAAGGCTTGAAGATCGCCGCATCCTGGGCTTTCTGGCCGGCGCCGCCATAGGCGACCACGACCATGTCCGGTGCTGCCTGGGCGCTGCCAATGCTCAGGGCGAGCAGCCAGGGATAGACGCTAAGCAGGTTCGATTTCATCAGTGCTTCCTCATGCCGGTACCACGTGAGGTGTGGCCCGTTTTCTTGTTGTGGTGAGGTGTGCCCCAGGACCTGGGGGTGATTGCACGCTAGTTAAAGGTCAGTAAAAAAACAAGTTGATTTTTTACTATCGGTACACTTTCATAGAAAAATAATAACAACACCCCCGCTGGAGCCTGACCCCATGTCGACCTTCGCGCACCTGTTCGAACCGCTGCAGATCCGTGGCAAACGCCTGAAGAACCGCATCATGTCCAGCGGTCACGACACTTCGATGCCCACCGACAACCTGGTCAACGAACGCCTGGTCGCCTACCACCGGGCCCGCGCCGAAGGCGGCGTCGGCCTGATCGTGCTGCAGGTGGCCGGGGTGCACGACAGCGCCCGCTACACCTCCCATGTGCTGATGGCCACCGACGACGCCTGCATCGCCGGCTACCGCCAACTGGCCGAGACCTGCCACGCCCACGGCACCCTGGTGCTGTCACAGGTCTTCCACCCGGGGCGGGAGATCATGGAATCCAGCGATGGCTTGCTGGCGGTGGCCTACTCGGCCTCGGCGGTGCCCAACGAGCGCTTTCGGGTGATGCCGCGCGCATTGGACCAGGCCATGATCGACGAGATCGTCGCCGGTTACGCCGCGGCTGCCCGGCGCCTGCACCAGGCCGGCATCGATGGTGTCGAAGTGGTTGCCAGCCACGGCTACCTGCCTGCGCAGTTCATCAACCCAAGGGTCAACCGGCGCACCGATGGCTACAACGGTGAACTTGAACAACGCCTGCGCTTTGTCCGCGAGGTGATTGGCGCAGTGCGTGCGGCAACGGCAGACGATTTCATCATCGGCCTGCGCATCAGCGCCGATGAACGCGATGCGCAGGGGCTGACCGAGGATGAGTCGCTGGCGGCGGTGAAGCTGCTCCAGGCCGAGCTGGACTACGTGCATATCGTCGCCGGTACGTCGGCGTCGCTGGGCGGTGCGGTGCATATCGTCCCACCGATGGCGATCGAGGCTGCGTACCTGGCCCGCGAGGCCGGGACTTTCAAGGCGCAACTGGACATCCCGCTGTTCGTCACCGGGCGCATCAACCAGCCCCAGGAAGCCGAACTGATCCTCGCCCGTGGCCAGGCCGATGTCTGCGGCATGACCCGCGCACTGATCTGCGACCCGCAGATGCCCAACAAGACCCGCAGCGATCAGCTTGAAGACGTGCGCGCCTGCATCGCCTGCAACCAGGCTTGCATCGGCCACTTTCACAAAGGCCTGCCGATCTCTTGCATTCAGCACCCGGAAACCGGCCGCGAGCTGCAATTCGGCACCCTGCAGCCAGCGCTCGCACGCAAACGGGTGATGATCGCCGGCGGCGGCCCGGCGGGCATGAAGGCTGCGGCAGTGGCCGCGGCACGTGGCCATGAGGTGACCCTGTATGAGGCCGGCTCGCAGCTCGGCGGCCAGGTGTTGCTGGCGCAACTGCTGCCACGGCGCGCCGAGTTCGGTGGCGCCAGCACCAACCTGCAGCGCGAGATGCACCTGGCCGGGGTCAAGGTCGTGCGCAATACCCGGGTGGACCGGGCCCTGGTCGAACGCGAACAACCGGACCTGGTGATCGTTGCTACCGGCGCCGAACCCTACTGGCCAGCCTTTGAACGCGGCGGCGAGTTGCAGGTGGTCGATGCCTGGCAAATCCTGCGTGGCGAGGCCAAGCCCGGGCGTTCGGTGCTGGTGGTCGACTGGCGCTGCGACTGGATCGGCCCGGGCATCGCCGAGCGCCTGGTACGTGAGGGCCACCAGGTGCAACTGGCGGTCAACGGCACTCACTGCGGCGAAAGCCTGCCGCTGTACGTGCGTGACCAGATGGCCGGCGAGCTGCACAAGCTGGGCATCCCGATCACCCCCTATGCGCGCCTGTACGGTTGCGACGACACCAGTGTGTACCTGCAGCACACCGCCAGCGGCGAGCCGATGATCTTCGAAAACATCGACACCCTGGTGCTGTGCCAGGGTCATCAGCCAGTCGATACGCTAGCGGCCGAGTTGCAGGGCCTGGTGCAGGTCAAACGCATTGGCGACTGCCTGGCGCCACGCACCGTCGAAGAGGCGGTCTACGACGGCTTGAAGGTCGCCTGGAGCTTGTGAGCCTGTTTATACTCCGGGGCTTTGACAGTGCGGTTCGGAGCACGCCATGAGCAACAGCAGCAAGACGCCGCCTGCGGCCGGCCAGGAAGGCGCCGCCGCCCATTTTCTCGGTACCCGCATCCGCGGCCTGCGCAAGCGTCGCGGCATGACCCTGGCCGAGCTTGCCGAACAGAGCGAACTCACCGCCGGCTACATCAGCCAGCTGGAGCGCAACCTCTCCTACCCATCGATCCCGGCGCTGTTCAACATTGCCCGCAGCCTGGGCGTGACCATCCAGTGGTTCTTCGCCAGCGAAGCCAGCACCGCGCCAGAAGACAATGGCTATGTGGTGCGCAAGAACAGCCGCCTGAGCGTGCACTACGAAGACGGCATCGTCGACCAGTTGCTGACCCCGCAACCCAACCGCCAGCTGGAGATTCTTCACTCGCGTTTTCCGCCGGGCACCTACAGCCAGCAAAGCTACAGCCACGATGGTGAAGAAGCCGGCTATTTGCTGTCCGGCAGTTTCGAGCTGTGGGTTGGCGAGCGCTATTTCCAGCTCAACGAAGGCGACAGTTTCAGCTTTTCCAGCCAGGAGCCGCACCGTTACGGCAACCCTGGCGCTGTGGATGCGGTAGTGATCTGGGTGATCACCCCGCCGACGTTCTGAAACCTACAACAACAAAGGCCAGCCATGAATCAGTTGATCACCCGCGACCTGCACCAGGGCCTGCTGACCCTGACCTTCAACCGCCCGGACAAGCTCAATGCGCTGAACACGGCGATGTATACGCAACTGGGCGAGCAACTGCTGGCGGCAGCTGAAGATGCCCAGGTCGAAGTCATTCTGTTGACCGGCGGCGCGCAGTGCTTTTGCGCCGGCAACGACCTCAAGGACTTTCTCGACCACCCGCCCCGCGACATGGACAGCCCGGTGTTTCGCCTGATGCGGGTGGTGATGGCCCTGGACAAGCCGTTGATTGCTGCAGTGGCGGGCCCCGCCATCGGTATCGGCACGACCCTGCTGCTGCATTGCGACCAGGTGCTGGTCAGCCGTTCGGCCAGGCTGCGCATGCCCTTCGTGCCCCTGGGCCTGTGCCCTGAATTCGGCTCCAGCCTGTTGCTGCCACGCGTGCTCGGGCACGCACGGGCAGCGCGGTTGTTGCTGTGCAATGAACTGCTCACAGGCGAGCAGGCCGTTGAATGGGGCCTGGCCAACGAACTGCATGAGGATGGCGAGCAGTGCCTGGCGGCGGCGCGCACGCTGGCCCAACGGCTGCAAGCCTTGCCCCAGGAGGCATTGCGGATCAGCAAGCGTTTGCTCAAGGATGCTCATCGGCAGGAGTTGGCCACGACGGTTGAGCGTGAAGGTTTGCTGTTTATCGAACGGCTGCATACACCTGAGGCAAAAGCGGCGTTGCGGGCGTTGGTCAAGGACTGACAATGCGACCTCATCGCGGGGCATGGACAGCGAGGTTTAATCGCCCGCAACTGGCAGCCGGGCCAAGAGCTGCTAGCGTTGTTCTGGCGATCATTCCCCTGCCCCGTGCGGTCATTGCCAAGGATACGAAAGTCGATGAAGCCTACCTTGCGCTCCACCCTGCTCTGCTCCGCCCTGGTCGTTCTGGCCGGTTGCTCCAGTAACCAGGTCGACCCCAGCCAGTACTCCGGATTCCTCAAGGACTACAGCCGCCTCAAGCCCGCCGAAAGTATCTCCGGGCAGCCGGTGATGCGCTGGATCGATCCGCAGGTGAAGGCTGGGCGCTTCACCCAGGTGTTCATCGAGCCCAGCCAGTTCTACCCCAAACCACAGCCCACCGCAGTGATCTCGGCCCAGGCTCTGGGGCAGATCAGCCAGTACTACACCAACGCGCTCAAACGTGAACTGGGCGCCGAATTGCCCCTGGCCCAGGGCCCGGGCCCCGGTGTGCTGGTGGTACGTCCGGCGATCACCGCAGTCTCGACCAAGACCGAAGGCCTCAAACCCTACGAGGTGATTCCCATCGCCCTGGTGGCCGCCGCCGTCAACACCGCCGCCGGCGGCCGCGACCAGGAAGTGGACATTGCCACCGAAGCGGCCTTCCTCGATGGCGGCAACAATAAGGTGGTGGCCCAGGTGGTACGCAAGGGCACGGGCGAGGCGCTGGAAAATGACACCTCCAAACTGGCCCTGGAAAACGTCAAGCCCGTGCTGGACGGTTGGGCCAGTGACCTGCGCAAAAGTTTTGCCAAGCTCAAAAGCGAGTCGCGCTAGGCACCAGGCACCGGGATCAGCATGCAACGCACAGCTGATCCCGGTGTGAGCTTGATGGTTGTGGACAGCAGCAGATAGGGACATCGACCATGACGCACTTACTGGACCCTACCTCCAACGAAAGCAAATACCCCAAGCTGGCCAGTGCCACGATCATGGGCGCGATCACGCCAACCAGCGTGCGCGTGTGGTTTCGCGTGTACATGCCTGGCGAGTGGGTCCTGGTGGTCAGCGGCGAGCCCTTGAGCGGCGAC encodes:
- a CDS encoding DUF3313 family protein — encoded protein: MKPTLRSTLLCSALVVLAGCSSNQVDPSQYSGFLKDYSRLKPAESISGQPVMRWIDPQVKAGRFTQVFIEPSQFYPKPQPTAVISAQALGQISQYYTNALKRELGAELPLAQGPGPGVLVVRPAITAVSTKTEGLKPYEVIPIALVAAAVNTAAGGRDQEVDIATEAAFLDGGNNKVVAQVVRKGTGEALENDTSKLALENVKPVLDGWASDLRKSFAKLKSESR
- a CDS encoding helix-turn-helix domain-containing protein, coding for MSNSSKTPPAAGQEGAAAHFLGTRIRGLRKRRGMTLAELAEQSELTAGYISQLERNLSYPSIPALFNIARSLGVTIQWFFASEASTAPEDNGYVVRKNSRLSVHYEDGIVDQLLTPQPNRQLEILHSRFPPGTYSQQSYSHDGEEAGYLLSGSFELWVGERYFQLNEGDSFSFSSQEPHRYGNPGAVDAVVIWVITPPTF
- a CDS encoding oxidoreductase, with the translated sequence MSTFAHLFEPLQIRGKRLKNRIMSSGHDTSMPTDNLVNERLVAYHRARAEGGVGLIVLQVAGVHDSARYTSHVLMATDDACIAGYRQLAETCHAHGTLVLSQVFHPGREIMESSDGLLAVAYSASAVPNERFRVMPRALDQAMIDEIVAGYAAAARRLHQAGIDGVEVVASHGYLPAQFINPRVNRRTDGYNGELEQRLRFVREVIGAVRAATADDFIIGLRISADERDAQGLTEDESLAAVKLLQAELDYVHIVAGTSASLGGAVHIVPPMAIEAAYLAREAGTFKAQLDIPLFVTGRINQPQEAELILARGQADVCGMTRALICDPQMPNKTRSDQLEDVRACIACNQACIGHFHKGLPISCIQHPETGRELQFGTLQPALARKRVMIAGGGPAGMKAAAVAAARGHEVTLYEAGSQLGGQVLLAQLLPRRAEFGGASTNLQREMHLAGVKVVRNTRVDRALVEREQPDLVIVATGAEPYWPAFERGGELQVVDAWQILRGEAKPGRSVLVVDWRCDWIGPGIAERLVREGHQVQLAVNGTHCGESLPLYVRDQMAGELHKLGIPITPYARLYGCDDTSVYLQHTASGEPMIFENIDTLVLCQGHQPVDTLAAELQGLVQVKRIGDCLAPRTVEEAVYDGLKVAWSL
- a CDS encoding ABC transporter substrate-binding protein, with amino-acid sequence MKSNLLSVYPWLLALSIGSAQAAPDMVVVAYGGAGQKAQDAAIFKPFSAQDGSKMIQSEYNGEMARIKVMVDTGNVDWDLVQIEGPDLMRGCDEGMYERLDWAQLGRAEQLIPDAAQACGSAVLVWSVAIAYDRNKLAQAPTSWADFWDVKKIPGKRGLRKRAVYNLEFALMADGVKVEDVYKVLATPEGVDRAFNKLSELKPYIQWWEAGAQPAQWLSAGDVVMTSTYSGRVAVAAQEGSPLALVWPGSLYGMDYWAIIKGSRHVDQAKRLIAFANQPDTQVRYVEQIPYGPTNTQAAAALDPKLASWVPTSKQNLEGALSMNVEFWVDHGDELEERFNAWASR
- a CDS encoding enoyl-CoA hydratase, which encodes MNQLITRDLHQGLLTLTFNRPDKLNALNTAMYTQLGEQLLAAAEDAQVEVILLTGGAQCFCAGNDLKDFLDHPPRDMDSPVFRLMRVVMALDKPLIAAVAGPAIGIGTTLLLHCDQVLVSRSARLRMPFVPLGLCPEFGSSLLLPRVLGHARAARLLLCNELLTGEQAVEWGLANELHEDGEQCLAAARTLAQRLQALPQEALRISKRLLKDAHRQELATTVEREGLLFIERLHTPEAKAALRALVKD